Part of the Halalkalibacter krulwichiae genome is shown below.
AAGCAGCTGAAAATGGTTATGAACTCGTCGTAGCAGCTGGTGGAGATGGCACAATCTTTGAAGTCGTCAATGGACTTGCTGAATTAAAAGATAGACCAAAACTAGGATTAATACCAGCTGGAACGACAAATGACTTTGCTAGAGCGCTTCATATTCCACGTGATATAGAAAAAGCATGCGATGTTCTTTGTGGTGAACACTATGAACCAATAGATATCGGAAAAGTAGATGATCGATATTTTATTAACATTGCTGCTGGGGGTACATTAACAGAATTAACGTATGAAGTTCCAAGTAAATTGAAAACAGCTGTTGGACAACTTGCGTATTATATTAAAGGGCTCGAAAAGCTCCCGCAGATTACACCGAGAATGGTACGGATTGAATATGATGGAAAGCTTTTTGAAGGAGAAATTATGATGTTTCTCGTCTCCAATACGAACTCGGTTGGAGGATTTGAGAAGTTAGCACCAGATGCTTCTATACAGGACGGAATGTTCGACTTTATTGTCGTTAAGAAGCTTTCTTTTCCAGAGTTTTTGCACCTGTGCACACTTGCCTTACGAGGTGAGCACATTCACCATCCAAAAGTGATGTATGTCCATGCCAACCGTATAAAAGTTGAAGTTCAAGGTGATATGCAGCTAAACTTAGATGGTGAACATGGAGGAGCTCTTCCAGCAGAGTTTGTTAACTTGTATCAACACTTTGAAATGCTAACACCTAAAGAACGAAAACAGCGGAGATAGACCTTTAAAGAAACTTTCATAAGTAAGATGAAGGTTTCTTTTTTCTTGTAGGTGTAAATTTCGTGAAGATGCTCCTTTGTGATACAATAACAAGACGAATAGACTAAAAGGACGGAATATACGAATGAAACAACAACTACCTGTACAAAAAAATGAACAGCTTCAAGTGACGATTGAGGACTTAACTCACGAAGGAGCAGGAGTTGCAAAAGTTAAAGGGTACACATTATTTGTACCGAAAGCGTTACCTGGTGAAGTCGTTGATATTAAAGTTATTAAGACGAACAAAGGGTACGGGTTCGCACGCTTACTCGAAGTGAAAGAACGAAGTGAACACCGTGCTGAACCTTCCTGTCCCATTTACAACCAGTGTGGTGGCTGTCAAATCCAACATTTAAGTTATGAGGCCCAGCTACTCGCAAAGCAAAAACAAGTTAAAGATGTCCTCGAGCGCATTGGGGGCATTAAGGATATCCCTGTTCACCCAACATTAGGCATGAATGACCCTTGGCG
Proteins encoded:
- a CDS encoding diacylglycerol kinase, encoding MKRARLIYNPTSGREQIRKNLAYILERLEKAGYETSAHATTGEGSAKEAARKAAENGYELVVAAGGDGTIFEVVNGLAELKDRPKLGLIPAGTTNDFARALHIPRDIEKACDVLCGEHYEPIDIGKVDDRYFINIAAGGTLTELTYEVPSKLKTAVGQLAYYIKGLEKLPQITPRMVRIEYDGKLFEGEIMMFLVSNTNSVGGFEKLAPDASIQDGMFDFIVVKKLSFPEFLHLCTLALRGEHIHHPKVMYVHANRIKVEVQGDMQLNLDGEHGGALPAEFVNLYQHFEMLTPKERKQRR